One window from the genome of Desulfonatronum thiodismutans encodes:
- a CDS encoding M48 family metalloprotease: MHNRYSGFARRIGARAMTRRDFIWLATVGTAGAATGCAVNPVTGQQQLMFLSEANEIALDKEHSPHQFSSDYGAVQDVRLNQYITTVGESMTGFTHRPHMPYSYRCVNATYVNAYTFPGGSMATTRGIMLEMQDEAELAGLLGHEMGHVNARHTAARMSTGILTSVVLLGASAALASQGETWGAVAAGLGGVAAGALLAHYSRNDERQADSLGMEYMTKSGYSPEGMVGLMDVLRKMQKNNPSAIEMMFSTHPMSEERYQTAVREAGSTHAHARTQPLYRERYMDHTAGLRQIKGAIEKMQEGEKLMRQERFSPAETALDDALRQAPEDYAGLVLMAKCQLAMDRPQRAEFFADKARNIYPAEAQAHHVSGVAKLNLKQFDAAYDQFDRYEKLLPGNPNTVFLKGISLEAMGRRSQSAQEYQRFLGSVRQGGQAEHAYGRLVEWGYISP, encoded by the coding sequence ATGCATAATCGATATTCCGGCTTTGCACGACGAATTGGGGCCCGGGCCATGACCAGACGGGATTTTATTTGGTTGGCCACGGTGGGAACAGCTGGGGCGGCCACGGGCTGCGCCGTCAATCCAGTCACCGGACAGCAGCAGTTGATGTTTCTGTCCGAGGCCAATGAAATCGCTTTGGACAAGGAACATTCGCCGCATCAGTTTTCCTCGGATTACGGAGCGGTCCAGGACGTTCGGCTGAATCAGTACATCACTACGGTGGGGGAGAGCATGACGGGGTTCACCCATCGCCCGCACATGCCGTACTCATATCGGTGCGTGAACGCGACCTACGTCAATGCCTACACCTTCCCCGGAGGCAGCATGGCCACCACCAGAGGGATCATGCTGGAAATGCAGGACGAAGCGGAGCTGGCCGGGCTGCTGGGCCACGAGATGGGCCATGTCAACGCCCGGCATACGGCGGCGCGGATGTCGACGGGCATCCTGACCAGCGTGGTCCTCCTGGGCGCTTCGGCGGCCCTGGCGTCCCAAGGCGAGACCTGGGGAGCCGTTGCCGCTGGTTTGGGCGGGGTGGCCGCCGGGGCGCTGTTGGCTCACTATAGCCGCAACGACGAGCGGCAGGCGGACAGTCTGGGCATGGAGTATATGACCAAGTCCGGATACAGCCCCGAGGGCATGGTCGGCCTGATGGACGTGTTGCGCAAGATGCAGAAGAACAATCCCTCGGCCATTGAGATGATGTTCTCCACCCACCCCATGAGCGAGGAGCGCTACCAGACCGCGGTCCGGGAGGCCGGGAGCACGCATGCCCACGCCCGAACCCAGCCTCTGTATCGCGAACGCTACATGGACCACACCGCCGGCCTGCGCCAGATCAAGGGGGCCATCGAGAAGATGCAGGAAGGGGAAAAGCTGATGCGCCAGGAACGATTTTCTCCGGCTGAAACCGCCCTGGACGACGCCTTGCGTCAGGCCCCGGAGGATTACGCCGGGTTGGTGCTGATGGCCAAGTGCCAACTGGCCATGGATCGGCCCCAGCGGGCCGAGTTCTTCGCGGACAAGGCCCGGAACATCTATCCCGCCGAAGCTCAGGCCCATCATGTCAGCGGCGTGGCCAAACTGAATCTGAAACAGTTCGATGCAGCTTACGATCAGTTTGACCGTTATGAAAAATTGCTTCCCGGAAATCCGAACACGGTCTTTCTCAAGGGCATTTCCCTGGAAGCCATGGGTCGCCGCAGTCAGTCCGCCCAGGAATACCAGCGTTTTCTCGGCAGCGTCCGCCAGGGTGGACAAGCCGAGCACGCCTACGGCCGCCTGGTGGAATGGGGCTATATCTCGCCTTGA